In a single window of the Drosophila albomicans strain 15112-1751.03 chromosome 3, ASM965048v2, whole genome shotgun sequence genome:
- the LOC117571483 gene encoding trypsin delta, producing MFGKTLITILALLATAQSASIPYGLIAEQEGRIVGGTPTTITAHPWQVSMQRSGVHFCGGSLISSTVVVTAAHCLLKVTVATLRVRAGSTYRSLGGVTSNAASFKMHEDYDSSTKINDIGIVKLQTKLTLGTNIKAIALATTAPQHGAAASCSGWGSTSYAGNSYSAKLLYIDTRIVGRTECGSSSYSYGSKIKDTMICAAASNKDACQGDSGGPLVSGGKLVGIVSWGTNCALAQYPGVYADVAKLSAWVTKQL from the coding sequence ATGTTTGGCAAAACCTTAATCACAATCTTGGCTCTCTTGGCAACAGCCCAGAGCGCGTCAATTCCTTATGGATTAATAGCTGAGCAGGAAGGTCGCATTGTGGGCGGCACCCCAACAACCATAACAGCGCATCCTTGGCAAGTTTCGATGCAACGCTCTGGAGTCCACTTCTGTGGCGGCAGTCTGATCAGCTCCACCGTTGTGGTGACCGCTGCCCATTGTCTGCTCAAGGTGACAGTTGCCACGCTGAGAGTGCGCGCTGGATCCACCTATCGATCACTTGGGGGCGTCACCAGCAATGCTGCCTCATTTAAGATGCACGAGGATTATGACAGCAGCACCAAGATCAACGACATTGGCATCGTGAAGCTCCAAACGAAGCTGACCCTGGGCACCAACATCAAAGCCATCGCGTTGGCAACCACAGCTCCTCAACATGGAGCTGCCGCCAGTTGCTCTGGCTGGGGATCAACTTCCTATGCTGGCAACTCCTACTCCGCCAAGCTCCTGTACATCGACACTCGCATTGTAGGACGCACGGAGTGTGGCAGCTCCAGCTATAGCTACGGTTCTAAAATCAAGGATACGATGATTTGTGCGGCGGCCAGCAACAAGGATGCTTGCCAGGGAGACTCCGGTGGACCGCTTGTATCAGGTGGCAAACTGGTCGGCATCGTCTCTTGGGGCACAAACTGCGCATTGGCACAGTACCCGGGTGTATATGCGGATGTGGCCAAGCTCAGTGCCTGGGTGACTAAACAGTTGTAG